From one Erinaceus europaeus chromosome 4, mEriEur2.1, whole genome shotgun sequence genomic stretch:
- the LTA gene encoding lymphotoxin-alpha — MTPPGCVYFLRVCCGAPLLSLLGLLLGLPPWTQGLPGVGLLPSAARTAHQHSQKYFSQENFKPAAHLVGDPSTQNSLHWRSNTDRAFLRHGFSLSNNSLLVPSSGLYFVYSQVVFSGDGCQPKNTPLYLTHEVQLFSSQYPFHVPILSAQKSVCPGPQGPWVRSVYQGAVFLLTRGDQLSTHTDGIPHLLLSPSSVFFGAFAL, encoded by the exons ATGACACCACCTGGATGCGTCTACTTCCTGAGGGTGTGCTGCGGcgccccccttctctccctaCTGGGGCTGCTACTGGGCCTGCCACCTTGGACCCAG GGGCTCCCTGGTGTTGGCCTCTTACCCTCAGCTGCCCGGACTGCCCATCAGCACTCCCAGAAGTACTTCTCCCAAGAAAACTTCAAACCTGCTGCTCACCTTGTTG GAGACCCCAGCACCCAGAACTCTCTGCACTGGCGATCAAACACAGATCGTGCCTTCCTCCGTCATGGCTTCTCTCTGAGCAACAATTCCCTCCTGGTGCCCAGCAGTGGTCTCTACTTCGTCTACTCCCAGGTGGTCTTCTCTGGAGATGGCTGCCAACCCAAGAACACTCCTCTCTACTTGACTCATGAGGTCCAGCTCTTCTCCTCCCAGTATCCCTTCCATGTGCCCATCCTCAGTGCTCAAAAGTCTGTGTGCCCAGGACCACAGGGGCCTTGGGTGCGCTCTGTGTACCAGGGAGCCGTGTTCCTGCTCACCCGGGGAGATCAGCTGTCCACTCACACAGATGgcatcccccacctcctcctcagcCCCAGCAGTGTCTTCTTTGGAGCCTTTGCTTTGTAG
- the TNF gene encoding tumor necrosis factor, translating into MSTESMIRDVELAEESLPKKAGGPQGSRRCLCFSLFSFFLVAGATTLFCLLHFGVIGPQRDEFPDNIQLNNALAQTLRSSRTQSDKPVAHVVASIKSEGQLLWESEVANALLANGMKLTDNQLVVPLDGLYLIYSQVLFKGQGCPSTHVFLTHNIKRYAVSYQKDVNLLSAIKSPCQSETPEGAEARPWYEPIYLGGVFQLEKGDRLSAEINLPDYLDFDESGQVYFGIIAL; encoded by the exons ATGAGCACAGAAAGCATGATCCGGGACGTGGAGCTGGCTGAGGAGTCACTCCCCAAGAAGGCAGGGGGCCCTCAGGGCTCCAGAAGATGTTTATGCTTcagcctcttctctttcttcctcgtgGCAGGAGCCACCACTCTGTTCTGTCTGCTTCACTTCGGGGTAATCGGTCCCCAGAGGGATGAG TTTCCAGACAACATCCAGCTAAACAACGCTCTGGCCCAGACACTCA GATCTTCTCGAACACAGAGTGACAAGCCTGTAGCCCATGTTGTAG caaGCATCAAATCTGAGGGACAGCTGCTATGGGAGAGTGAGGTTGCAAATGCCCTCCTAGCCAATGGCATGAAACTGACAGACAACCAGCTGGTGGTACCATTGGATGGACTGTATCTCATCTACTCTCAGGTCCTCTTCAAGGGCCAAGGCTGCCCTTCCACCCATGTATTCCTTACCCACAACATCAAACGATACGCTGTCTCCTACCAGAAAGATGTCAACCTCCTGTCTGCCATCAAGAGCCCTTGCCAGAGTGAGACCCCAGAGGGGGCTGAAGCCAGACCCTGGTATGAGCCCATCTACCTGGGAGGGGTTTTCCAGCTGGAGAAGGGTGATCGACTCAGTGCAGAGATTAACCTGCCCGACTACCTTGATTTTGATGAGTCTGGGCAGGTCTATTTTGGGATCATCGCCCTGTAA